GAAGATTGGTAATTATCATGTGAACCTCAGTGTTTAACATTTTCCTCTCATTTACCTTGTAATAGACACTGTTCTTTTTGTAGAATTTaactgtaatatttttttataataaccACCAGCAACATGTTTAGCTTGCTGTGCGGTGTCTGGGAAAAGTGTAGCACCCACTTATCACCAGAAGAAGACTCTTTTTGTGATTTAGCTGTCTATAAATTGGTTATGTTGTGAATACAGAATATGTGCAGACCAGGAATTGATTACTATATTATGATGGTGTCTACCTTGTCATGTGTTGACCAATGGTTCCTTGATGCAATATTTTGCAGCTGATCATGGTGGATGGACTCGTATTGTTGTTGAAAAGCCCTTTGGCAAGGATTTGGCTTCAGCGGAGGAACTGAGCTTCCAGATAGGAGAATTGTTTGAGGAACCACAGATTTATCGTATTGATCATTATCTGGGAAAGGAATTGGTGCAGAACTTGGTAATACAATTACATGAATAATCTCATGCTAACTGTGTCCTGCTACTCAATTTGCATTTGTCATCCAACCATGAATTAAGACATTATCATCTCCATGTATCGTTGATCATCCCAGTTGGTACTTCGTTTTGCAAACCGTTTATTTTTGCCTCTTTGGAATCGTGACCACATTGCTAATCTTCAGGTTGGCGGGTTGTTCTTTAAACATGGTATACttttcatataataatttttctcaACTGACTGAGATTATTTGTTTCCTCCAGATTGTGTTTAGAGAAGATTTCGGAACCGATGGCCGTGGTGGGTATTTTGATGAATATGGGTATGCTTTTTGTTTATCTGTGATTTTCTATTGAAATCATTCCATTGGATAGTGTGGGTTCGTTTTTAAAATCTCAATGTGTTtggattaataaattattttgttgttcTTTGTGGTTTGCTGAGATTGAAGGAATTtgtatttaaaacatatttgatCAATTTATTCCTTGGCAGGATTATTCGTGACATTATCCAGAATCACCTATTACAGGTTAGACATAttgtttttaaagaaaaaaatttcattaaaggGTAAATATAGTTAGGTACAATTACACTTGTTATACCCAGGAGAAATCAACCTATTCCTAGCTCAGCGTGAGCTGTATGAAGCGTAGCTGGTGCGCTGGGTCAGCATGCACTGCCCTGAGCAGAGCATGCGACCCAGCGATTGAATCTCTGTCCAAACATCCTAGTCGGGTGCTAAACATTATGCACCAGTCTAATAACACAAAAACGGTGGCAAACCCATGAGCATACAAGTACATGGGAATCCACCGGATCTCCAGCTACAAATACGCGGGGCATAACCCGGGTCTCCAGCTAGACCAATTACACTGGGTATACCCCGGATTCCCTTACTTCTTTCATGAGTCATTTAACTGGGaacatttttttctattttaatatTCCATGTCACATATGACAGCTAACTTTCAACTGGCACCTTTAGCATCAAATTTTGAACTGTGGATTAAAATTTGCAGGTTCTTTGCCTTGTTTCCATGGAGAAACCGATTTCTCTTAACCCCGAGCATATCAGGGATGAGAAAGTGAAGGTAATTTGTACAGTTATTCTCTCTAGAAGAGGGCATTCGGAATCACTTTATTATGTTAAATATAACTAGCTGAATGACCTCGACCAAACTAAGCTCTGAGGAGAATGTGTCTCCCTCTCCGTGCAAgaaaaaatccttaaaaaatgTTGCCTCTTTTGAGTTCGATGGTTCCATTGATGTGTTGTTTTTTCCCTTCATGCCTATTTATTACCTTTAATTTATTTGCTACTCAGGTTCTCCAATCTGTGCTTCCAATCAAAGATGAAGAGGTGGTTCTTGGACAGTATGATGGGTATAAAGATGATCCAACCGTTCCAGACAACTCAAACACTCCTACTTTTGCAACTGTAGTTCTACGTATACACAACGAAAGATGGGAGGGTAAGATGTAATACGGTATATCACTGTGTGTGTTAAACGAAGGAAAGCCTTGAATTTCGGAAAACTAATATTTCTTTTACGCATTGTATGTAATGATATGTCATTATTGAATATGAGTTCATGTTGTAGGCGTTCCTTTCATCCTCAAGGCTGGGAAAGCTCTAAATTCGAAAAAAGCAGAAATACGTGTTCAATTCAAGGATGTTCCTGGAGATATATTTAAATGTATGTTTTGAACTCTGAGTGTTATACCGAGCTGTTGTTTCAACTGCTTTAAGCAAAAAATGAGGAAATGTTCACATTTTGAACCAAACAGGTTTTTAGTAAGACATGCCAAATTGCCAACAAACTTTGGGCAAACTATGGGTTAATTACTTTGGATTTCTCAACTTCTTCATGCATATCTGGCTTAAATTAGATGACTCTGTTAGTGATTTTTTGCTTTAATTTTGCTAATTTGGTTGATGCGTTGGTGGGATTGATTATGAATCTTATGAAACCTGATCTACCAAGgtcaaaagcaaggaagaaatGAATTCGTAATACGTTTGCAACCTTCCGAGGCCATGTACATGAAGCTAACAGTGAGTATAACTATTCGGTGTAATTTTCTCAAAGCTTCCCAATACTCTGGCCATGATGAGATAATGATGGACTAATTTCAACCAATCTTGTATCTCTACTTCGACTGCTTTTCTTTCCTCCTGCAGGTCAAGCAGCCTGGGTTGGAAATGTCTACCACACAAAGTGAACTAGATCTCTCTTACAAGGAACGTTACCACGAGATTGTCATTCCAGAGGCTTATGAACGTCTTATCCTCGACACGTAACATTTTCTAGTCTACTGCTGAACCTTTACGTTTTACACATGTTGCCTCTGTTTATTCTATCAAAAAGTGCATCCCTCCATTCCCATTTGTTTCGTTTACAGCATAAGAGGCGATCAACAGCATTTTGTTCGGAGAGACGAATTGAAGGTAgtataaaaatatgaatatcttCTCTCATGTTGAAGCAAGCCCCCACTCTAATGAACCAAAGTAAATAATTGGTTTTGGATCAATGTTTAGGCTGCCTGGGAGATATTTACTCCCCTGCTTCAGCGAATAGATGATGGAGCGTTTAGGCCGATTACATACCAGCCGGGCAGCAGAGGGCCGGCTGAAGGCGATGAACTGCTTGAAAGGGCAGGTTACGTGCACACAGATGGGTACGTATGGTGATATGGCTTCGATATTAGGACCACTCGAAACCTTGTTTTTTTAATGTGATACAGATGTTACTGTAAAGGAACAATTGGAGATCAAGATACATGTTATGTTTGTAATATGTGAAGGCATTAATTAATAGGGTCATATGTATACATGTTGAAAGAAAGGAAGCCCTAAACTTCAACAACCAGTTGAAAATAGTTAtctaaaaaattgtaaaaataaacaATTGCTTGATTACACCTATCCCAAAAAACCAAACCAGCTAGTATAGATGTTCCAAGTTTAATGAGCATTAAAATAAACTTGATGACAACAAACAATAACCAAGTAATAACAACATAAACACATTCATTGAAGGTGAAAAATTGCTTCATTGtgtttcattaaaatattttttttaaaaaaaaaatatcgaataaaaatattgaagtgCGATTACTGTCTTActtattcattcattcacaCTAAAAACATTCACAGTATTGACTGTTATAGCAAACATTACCTACTCAAAAAGCGTGAGGTTCACATATAACATACACATTACATTAATATATGTATTATCTCGcattcattttaacattaatATTCATTAGTTATGAGTCTCACTATCTACTCATCCatcttcatttttattttacattaattaaatatatttttaattttatttacatcatttaaattattataaataataacatcgtttttaattttttattatttaaaattatttcatcttgcatacaataaaaaaatataaattaaacgttctaaaatatgtaaaatactaatttacggatttttgttgtattttatCCAAATATGCTCAGGTTCAAATactaaaatttatgaaaatgttatttatatatatatggtttttattcttttttattaaaagttggtacaaaatatttaaaaaaatattgatcaaaattttaaaaatacaaaaagattttaaaaatatagtgggtctcatgtgagaccgtctcacggatcctaatatgtgagacgagtcaaccctattgatattcacaacaaaaattaatactcttaacataaaaagtaatattttttcatggacgacctaaataagagatccgtctcacaacaaatacgacccgtgagatcgtctcacacaaatttttgttttaaaaaaataaaaaaaaaatagggtGGGAGAAGCCCAACACAGTCTTATCCCAAAGTTATACAAATTGTAGAACGACCTAGTCAGACATccatcaataaataaatagtgtAAATATAACACGTCAAAAtctacaaaaatatattaatctaaTCTTTTGgttcaattaaaaatatatatcttatcagacgattttttttatatccgtGAAATAGAtcgattatatttatatttataattaaaaaaataatattttcaaaaaaaatattaattttattttacgtGATTACGTGAGATCATCTTAGTAATTTATTAAAACATAAAGAAATATGCACACACGTCTGGGCGGGCAAAATTTCAGCAGCCGAAAATTGCGGCCCACGTCTCTAGATCTTAACGTTGTCTCTCCCCTTCCACCCCCATAAATGCTAAACTTCTTCTACTCTCTATATCGTACATTTTTGCTTCCACTGCTCCATTTATTCTGTGGGTCTCGCTAACATCATGGGCAAAATCAAGATTGGAATCAACGGTGCGTTcgctttcttttttttttgcagatTTTTTGTCCGATGTGatcttgtttttttattttttaaagctAGAATGGTTTAATAGGATTTGGGAGAATCGGGCGTCTGGTGGCTAGAGTGGCACTCCAGAGTGATGACGTAGAACTTGTCGCTGTCAATGATCCGTTTATTACCACCGATTATATGGTCTGCCATTAATAttccttttttttcctttaaaaaaagACAAACTTTTTGTTAATTTATGTATATGTTTGTATATATGTTCTCTGATTTGGTTGTAAATGTATTTAGTGGGATCAATGAGCAAAAATGCTCTGAATTGTGGTCGAAATGACATGTAGTGTGGGATATTATATCTTCAATTACTGTGTTCTGAAACGCATTCGAAATGGTCAGGACCGACTTAATCTCGTGACTGCCGTCTGAAGATCTATCCTTCAAGTCGTCTGTGTTCCATGTTAACTCCTGTTGGTTCATGAAAGTGCTGTAAAAAGCATTCTGGATTTGGCTTTCTTTTTTGATGAATGCATTGGGACATTTATGCAGCATCTTGATAAATTCTCCCAGTCCTCCCTCCCCCGACCATGGATGGAGTGGAGACTAGGGAGGGAACGTTACAATAAAAATAGTGAGCGTGAAGGTTGATTTAATTATAATGTGAGGGAAAAAAAGCATGTATGGTGCTTTGTTTATTGTCAAATGCTGTTTTATTTCATCTAGCGTGTTTATTATCCTTTTTCTGCGTAGACCTACATGTTCAAATACGACAGTGTTCATGGTCAATGGAAAAAACATGAGCTCACAGTTATGGATTCGAAGACCCTCCTCTTTGGTGACAAGCCAGTGGCGGTATTTGGCGCGAGGTGCGTGCATATATCCTTTATTAGTTGGAGTTATagcttttttttatatatatttttaatgtgaaATTAATTTTGGACGATTAGGAACCCAGAGGAAATCCCATGGGCTGAAGCTGGAGCTGATTTTGTTGTGGAGTCCACTGGAGTTTTCACTGACAAAGACAAGGCTGCTGCTCATTTGAAGGTTTTCCTTTAAGTAacctaaaataaattttctcgAAAAGTAACAAGCTTGGGAAATAAGCACGTCCATGTTCTTTTATCAGTGTCCTTTGAATTTAATGTATTTGTGTTTTTGCTCTCTGATGTGACTATCAGGGAGGTGCGAAGAAGGTCGTGATTTCTGCCCCGAGTAAGGACGCGCCTATGTTCGTTGTGGGTGTGAATGAGAAGGATTACAAACCAGATATCGATATTGTGTCTAATGCTAGCTGCACTACCAACTGTCTTGCCCCATTGGCTAAGGTCTATATGTTCTCTACCAAGTTGTAGTAATAAGTTCCATCCGTATAGATTAAAGACTGAACACTAATCTTCTACTgccttttgttttttaaaaaatctacaGGTTCTCAATGACAGATTTGGTATCGTCGAGGGGTTGATGACCACTGTCCACTCCATTACAGGTTATGTATAACTCCGCATTTCTCtgagttttctttcttttagtTTTTGTGGATAGTACTTGATGTGATTCATTTTCGTTCAGCTACACAGAAGACTGTTGATGGTCCATCAATGAAGGACTGGAGAGGTGGAAGAGCTGCTTCATTCAACATCATTCCTAGTAGCACAGGGGCTGCAAAGGTATGTAGGCACCACTAATTATAGAAGCTTACATCATAAAGTACGATTATCTTGGGGCATTATTGTTCAATTccaattttattagttattactACAATTTATAACCCATTTCACCTTTTTAGTGCTGCTAAATGTTAGTGAACATTAATGTAACATTATTTTTGGGTAATGGATATGCACGCACAGGCTGTGGGAAAAGTGCTTCCTGCGCTGAATGGAAAGCTCACTGGCATGGCTTTTCGTGTTCCAACCGTCGATGTTTCAGTTGTTGACCTAACTGCAAGGCTCGAGAAGGCAGCTTCATATGATGAAATCAAAACTGCGATCAAGTAAAATACcatgttcttgtttcttttaaaCCACAGTAATTCCTCCCAGTTGTTTCCGAAGACAGTCTCATTTTGCTGAATGTTGTCTGACTTGTTTCCTGTTTTATAGGGAGGAATCTGTGGGTAAGTTGAAGGGTATCCTAGGATACACAGAAGATGATGTAGTGTCTACCGACTTCATTGGCGACTGCAGGTGATGTCTCCTCCGGCTGTTTGCCCACACTTTTTTGGCCCACCTATTTGTCGCTTTTAATATGTTAGTCCAGCACTTTTGGCTTGATGTACTCAAGAAATTAAGGCTTGAGTGATGGAACTTACTAACTTTATCCATGGCATCAATATAGGTCAAGCATCTTTGACGCCAAGGCTGGAATTGCTCTAAACGGCAACTTCGTTAAGGTTGTCTCTTGGTACGACAACGAATGGGGTTACAGGTAACAATATGTACATCAATGTGGTATTTTTCCTGCCAACTTTGGGATAACAGTAAGTCCATTCGTTGCTAATGTAAATCTAATCTGTGGCAGCAACCGCGTGATCGACTTGATTCGTCACATGGCGACGTCTGCTTGATCTGTACGTTTGAAGGAGTAGTTTCATTTCATGCATCTCCCGTTTTTGTCG
The Primulina huaijiensis isolate GDHJ02 unplaced genomic scaffold, ASM1229523v2 scaffold4153, whole genome shotgun sequence genome window above contains:
- the LOC140969413 gene encoding glucose-6-phosphate 1-dehydrogenase, cytoplasmic isoform-like isoform X1, with the protein product MASGEWHCQHRTFLKNEIHEKDNENVPETGCLSIIVLGASGDLAKKKTFPALFNLYRQGFLSSNEVHIFGYARSKMVDDDLRDRIRGYLPQGKEGTDDISSFLQLIKYVSGAYDDLKGFQALDKAISEHEVSKSIMEGSSRRLFYLALPPSVYPQVCKMIKNYSMNRSDHGGWTRIVVEKPFGKDLASAEELSFQIGELFEEPQIYRIDHYLGKELVQNLLVLRFANRLFLPLWNRDHIANLQIVFREDFGTDGRGGYFDEYGIIRDIIQNHLLQVLCLVSMEKPISLNPEHIRDEKVKVLQSVLPIKDEEVVLGQYDGYKDDPTVPDNSNTPTFATVVLRIHNERWEGVPFILKAGKALNSKKAEIRVQFKDVPGDIFKCQKQGRNEFVIRLQPSEAMYMKLTVKQPGLEMSTTQSELDLSYKERYHEIVIPEAYERLILDTIRGDQQHFVRRDELKAAWEIFTPLLQRIDDGAFRPITYQPGSRGPAEGDELLERAGYVHTDGYVW
- the LOC140969413 gene encoding glucose-6-phosphate 1-dehydrogenase, cytoplasmic isoform-like isoform X2, producing MVDDDLRDRIRGYLPQGKEGTDDISSFLQLIKYVSGAYDDLKGFQALDKAISEHEVSKSIMEGSSRRLFYLALPPSVYPQVCKMIKNYSMNRSDHGGWTRIVVEKPFGKDLASAEELSFQIGELFEEPQIYRIDHYLGKELVQNLLVLRFANRLFLPLWNRDHIANLQIVFREDFGTDGRGGYFDEYGIIRDIIQNHLLQVLCLVSMEKPISLNPEHIRDEKVKVLQSVLPIKDEEVVLGQYDGYKDDPTVPDNSNTPTFATVVLRIHNERWEGVPFILKAGKALNSKKAEIRVQFKDVPGDIFKCQKQGRNEFVIRLQPSEAMYMKLTVKQPGLEMSTTQSELDLSYKERYHEIVIPEAYERLILDTIRGDQQHFVRRDELKAAWEIFTPLLQRIDDGAFRPITYQPGSRGPAEGDELLERAGYVHTDGYVW
- the LOC140969392 gene encoding glyceraldehyde-3-phosphate dehydrogenase, cytosolic-like; the protein is MGKIKIGINGFGRIGRLVARVALQSDDVELVAVNDPFITTDYMTYMFKYDSVHGQWKKHELTVMDSKTLLFGDKPVAVFGARNPEEIPWAEAGADFVVESTGVFTDKDKAAAHLKGGAKKVVISAPSKDAPMFVVGVNEKDYKPDIDIVSNASCTTNCLAPLAKVLNDRFGIVEGLMTTVHSITATQKTVDGPSMKDWRGGRAASFNIIPSSTGAAKAVGKVLPALNGKLTGMAFRVPTVDVSVVDLTARLEKAASYDEIKTAIKEESVGKLKGILGYTEDDVVSTDFIGDCRSSIFDAKAGIALNGNFVKVVSWYDNEWGYSNRVIDLIRHMATSA